The following are encoded in a window of Anoplopoma fimbria isolate UVic2021 breed Golden Eagle Sablefish chromosome 3, Afim_UVic_2022, whole genome shotgun sequence genomic DNA:
- the LOC129113135 gene encoding E3 ubiquitin/ISG15 ligase TRIM25-like, which produces MAATTISIEQDQFCCSVCLEVLRDPVTIPCGHSYCLDCIEDYWNRAKQKAQYSCPQCRQVFNPRPLLSRNTVLAEVVEKFQQSGFQAAAKLLGKPEEVKCSACTVRKTKAVKSCLVCSESYCAAHLRVHEDRFRGKTHKLVPAVEQLRQKLCPHHDKALKLYCRTDQQCVCSQCVKERHKGHDAVSVVDERATQQKKLQDASLKSVQKLKDTEKELRYVVRYIKHSTEAAVEESERVFSKLIRSIEKQSNEVKEVMRVQERAAVSQAEELLEKIQREIVELRRTDAELEKISRTEDHVHFFQKCKSLHFTAKSMEMPSTDALQYMMYKTMRTALADLKGSLDETLDKEFSRISDKVISLKETSNQSTSEKTKAKDTDHTIQPFNSEPKTRADFQQYYNDLTLDPNTTNPYLSFFEGRRGVTTRSEPQPYPDHPQRFTSWAQVLCRAGMAGRCYWEVEWAGNGGVSIGVCYKTMGRSGGGSDSKLGHNSKSWSLDCSNSVCSFQHNKESVTIGTPCCSRIGVYLDFRAGTLSFYNISETMVLLHKVKTTFTQPVYPGFWVGLSSTLRVCSL; this is translated from the exons ATGGCAGCAACAACTATTTCAATCGAACAAGACCAGTTTTGTTGTTCAGTGTGCCTGGAGGTTTTAAGAGACCCGGTGACGATCCCCTGTGGACACAGCTACTGTTTGGACTGCATTGAAGACTACTGGAACAGGGCCAAGCAGAAAGCCCAGTACAGCTGCCCACAGTGCCGGCAGGTGTTTAATCCGAGGCCTCTGCTGAGCAGAAACACAGTTCTGGCTGAAGTGGTGGAGAAGTTTCAACAATCTGGATTTCAAGCTGCGGCTAAACTCTTGGGCAAACCAGAGGAGGTGAAATGTAGTGCTTGCACAGTGAGAAAAACCAAAGCTGTTAAATCTTGCCTCGTATGCTCGGAGTCTTACTGTGCGGCTCACTTGAGAGTCCACGAAGACCGCTTCCGGGGGAAGACCCATAAGTTGGTTCCAGCTGTAGAACAGCTGAGACAGAAGCTGTGCCCACACCATGATAAAGCATTAAAGCTTTACTGTCGCACTgaccagcagtgtgtgtgttcccagtGTGTTAAAGAGAGACACAAGGGCCATGACGCAGTCTCAGTTGTGGATGAGAGAGCAACACAACAG AAAAAACTCCAAGACGCCTCTTTGAAGTCTGTGCAGAAATTGAAGGACACAGAGAAGGAACTTAGATACGTTGTCAGATACATCAAG CACTCCACAGAAGCAGCAGtggaggagagtgagagggtTTTTTCCAAGCTGATCCGCTCCATAGAGAAACAAAGTAATGAGGTGAAGGAGGTGATGAGAGTCCAGGAGAGAGCAGCTGTCAGTCAGgctgaggagctgctggagaagaTCCAGAGGGAGATCGTGGAGCTCAGAAGGACAGATGCTGAGCTGGAGAAGATTTCCCGCACTGAGgaccacgtccacttctttCAG AAGTGCAAGTCTCTTCATTTCACTGCAAAGTCTATGGAGATGCCCAGCACTGATGCACTTCAATATATGATGTATAAAACTATGAGAACAGCCCTGGCTGATCTCAAAGGCAGTCTAGATGAAACACTTGACAAAGAATTCAGCAGGATCTCTGATAAAG TAATTTCATTGAAGGAAACCAGCAATCAAAGTACTTCTGAGAAGACTAAAG CAAAGGACACTGACCATACCATTCAACCATTCAACTCAGAACCAAAGACAAGAGCAGATTTTCAACAGT ATTACAACGACTTAACCCTGGACCCGAACACAACCAACCCTTATCTAAGCTTCTTTGAAGGTCGAAGAGGGGTGACCACCCGTTCGGAGCCACAGCCCTACCCAGACCACCCACAACGCTTCACCAGCTGGGCCCAGGTGCTGTGCAGGGCTGGGATGGCTGGACGCTGCTACTGGGAGGTAGAGTGGGCTGGTAATGGAGGCGTTTCCATCGGCGTCTGCTACAAAACGATGGGCAGGAGTGGAGGAGGGAGCGACAGCAAGCTTGGACACAACTCCAAATCCTGGAGCCTGGACTGCTCTAACTCAGTCTGTTCATTTCAGCACAACAAGGAGAGCGTGACCATCGGCACTCCCTGCTGCAGCAGGATAGGAGTGTATCTGGACTTCAGGGCCGGGACTTTGTCTTTCTATAATATTTCTGAAACAATGGTTTTACTCCATAAAGTCAAGACTACATTTACCCAGCCTGTATACCCAGGCTTTTGGGTGGGTTTGAGCTCTACTTTGAGGGTGTGCTCTCTTTAA